In Girardinichthys multiradiatus isolate DD_20200921_A chromosome 18, DD_fGirMul_XY1, whole genome shotgun sequence, a single window of DNA contains:
- the LOC124884637 gene encoding TPA-induced transmembrane protein homolog, with amino-acid sequence MELDDINTTSDQLEEIIDNPDGAANAGDNVQKLLPESNDCYRKETGNGYITENQNKKSQKNFFRKHGKWIAAIFFILLIVLVITISVAVCFANNEDNDEKYDPSLFKLQQKFNGSFIVNVVQTSNKTQALKDLQEKLADLYRSSPALGRFFSEAETFGLRSDSTVVQYKLTFVYPEEQQAELRNFTLSSEMVFNVFRQFLYDQSDVEPETWFVDPSSLKMHTMH; translated from the exons ATGGAGTTGGACGACATTAACACAACTTCAGATCAACTTGAG GAAATTATAGATAATCCTGATGGGGCAGCCAATGCGGGAGATAATGTCCAGAAATTACTTCCAGAG AGCAATGACTGTTACAGGAAGGAAACAGGCAATGGCTATATAACAGAGAACCAGAACAAGAAGAGTCAAAAG aatttcttCAGAAAACACGGAAAATGGATTGCTGCCATCTTTTTCATTCTTCTTATAGTTCTTGTGATCACCATCTCtgtggctgtgtgctttg caaacaatgaAGATAATGATGAAAAATATGATCCATCACTGTTCAAGCTTCAACAGAAATTTAATGGGAGCTTCATTGTGAATGTGGTCCAGACCAGTAACAAAACCCAGGCACTTAAAGACCTTCAGGAAAAG CTGGCCGACCTCTATAGGTCCTCCCCTGCTCTGGGACGTTTCTTCTCAGAAGCAGAGACTTTTGGTCTTAG GAGTGATTCTACTGTGGTACAATACAAACTGACATTTGTCTATCCAGAAGAGCAGCAGGCAGAGCTGAGAAACTTTACCCTCAGCTCGGAGATGGTGTTCAACGTGTTCAGGCAGTTTCTTTATGACCAGAGTGACGTTGAACCAGAGACTTGGTTCGTTGACCCAAGTTCCTTAAAAATGCATACCATGCATTGA